From Roseofilum reptotaenium CS-1145, a single genomic window includes:
- the gvpA gene encoding gas vesicle structural protein GvpA → MAVEKVNSSSSLGEVVDRILDKGIVVDAWVRVSLVGIELLAIEARVVIASVETYLKYAEAVGLTAQAAVPAV, encoded by the coding sequence ATGGCTGTTGAAAAAGTAAACTCTTCATCGAGTCTTGGCGAAGTAGTCGATCGCATCCTTGATAAAGGAATTGTCGTTGATGCTTGGGTTCGAGTCTCCTTAGTAGGAATTGAACTGCTGGCCATTGAAGCGCGGGTGGTTATTGCTTCGGTTGAAACTTACCTCAAATATGCTGAAGCAGTGGGTCTCACAGCTCAAGCGGCTGTCCCAGCCGTTTAA
- a CDS encoding transporter substrate-binding domain-containing protein, whose translation MFSRIRILSMIVFGLSGVFFMELAQARQTIKVGFTDNPPGVFFDESGVPKGLFVDLLEEIARREKWDIKYIHEDWKILLKKLENNEINLLASISYSEKRDQIFDFVNEPVAVKWGTVYVAPNSDIKILPDLDRKRVAAVSGSIHNRNFKAMTRDFGIQPEVIDVAEAPTVLELVESGEVDAGVINSTFGYLEEEKYRIERTAIVFHPTRSTFATPENKYADLRETIDGYLKQWKEDRQSIYYESYNTALCAVMRDSNNNE comes from the coding sequence ATGTTTTCTCGGATTCGTATTCTTTCAATGATAGTCTTTGGTTTATCTGGTGTTTTTTTTATGGAGCTTGCCCAAGCAAGACAAACCATAAAGGTCGGGTTCACAGATAACCCTCCTGGTGTTTTTTTTGATGAGAGTGGAGTCCCTAAAGGATTATTTGTCGATTTATTAGAAGAAATTGCCAGACGAGAGAAATGGGACATCAAATATATACATGAAGACTGGAAAATCTTACTCAAAAAGCTAGAGAATAACGAGATCAACTTACTGGCCTCTATTTCTTATTCAGAAAAACGAGACCAAATTTTTGATTTTGTTAATGAACCTGTAGCCGTTAAGTGGGGGACGGTTTATGTAGCACCGAATAGCGATATAAAAATTTTACCTGATTTAGACCGAAAGCGAGTTGCCGCAGTTTCAGGAAGTATCCACAATCGTAATTTCAAGGCAATGACTCGTGATTTTGGGATTCAACCTGAAGTAATTGATGTAGCAGAAGCACCAACAGTTTTAGAATTAGTAGAAAGTGGAGAAGTAGATGCTGGGGTTATTAATAGTACGTTCGGATATCTTGAAGAAGAAAAGTATCGAATTGAAAGAACTGCTATCGTTTTTCATCCAACTCGCTCGACGTTTGCTACTCCAGAAAATAAATATGCTGATCTTCGTGAAACGATTGATGGTTATCTCAAGCAATGGAAAGAAGATCGACAATCTATTTATTATGAGTCTTATAATACAGCGCTTTGCGCTGTTATGAGGGACAGTAACAACAATGAGTAA
- a CDS encoding tetratricopeptide repeat protein, whose translation MERLLNQRYQFIKTLGSNQLGQTHLVGDTHLPGHPRCVVKQLKLPGNNPKTLEFSLILLNKKAEALKSLGTHPQIPKLLDYFEESQSFYLVEEFIVGTSLRDQLESQPQWTEAQVIGLLEEVLQILSFVHSRGLIHRSIKPSNLIRRKSDDRIVLTGFGIFKEIGTQVMRSQQQLLKAQRNGSVVYVSPEQDQGQAHFNSDLYSLGIIGIQLLSGQSILELSTLRGKATQDWQDGVKANPDLISILNKMVAPDTKERYQLATSILEDLANLQPGKVSAPLVRSETPPLVPQGQPQEPKVDYEEVTSVTPLNPFQAKRYLLPLSVVLGSLILLGIALGSSRFSLSGLSHHGLKEAQKYAQEGNLDEALKSYNQAIAKHPKKGEAYYQRALIYQDRDNLEAALEDFTQAILLSSNLTESYYQRGNIRFELGDRQGAKADYTEVLALDPSFVPAYVNRGSVLSDLGDDKGAILDYTEALELEPTLSAAYLNRCLSWSNVGDQDRAIADCTQAINLEPTDGLAYQNRGLARRKQQDFQGAIEDYNIAIRLDPDDPVPYHNRGLTRLDLGDTQGAISDFTRAIERKSDFALAYYDRGLAYVKRTQTDKAISDLQKTAQLCSSMGRVGCYEDATYQLDQLPSSGEVKP comes from the coding sequence ATGGAACGGCTGCTTAACCAACGATATCAATTTATTAAAACCCTTGGCTCCAACCAGCTGGGTCAAACTCACCTGGTTGGCGATACCCATCTTCCAGGCCATCCTCGATGTGTCGTCAAGCAATTAAAGCTTCCTGGTAATAATCCCAAAACCTTAGAATTCAGTTTAATTTTACTTAATAAGAAGGCAGAAGCCCTCAAAAGTCTTGGTACTCATCCCCAAATCCCTAAACTGCTCGATTATTTTGAGGAGAGCCAAAGTTTTTATCTAGTGGAAGAGTTTATTGTTGGGACTTCTTTGCGCGATCAATTGGAATCTCAGCCCCAATGGACAGAAGCTCAAGTGATCGGCTTGCTCGAAGAAGTGTTACAAATCTTATCTTTTGTCCATAGTCGTGGATTGATTCATCGCTCTATTAAACCCTCCAATTTAATTCGCCGTAAATCAGACGATCGCATAGTACTAACCGGATTTGGTATTTTTAAGGAGATTGGCACTCAAGTGATGCGCTCTCAACAACAACTGTTGAAAGCTCAACGAAATGGTTCAGTGGTTTATGTGTCTCCAGAACAAGACCAAGGACAAGCCCATTTTAATAGCGATCTCTATTCGTTAGGTATAATTGGTATTCAATTACTCAGTGGTCAAAGTATTTTAGAGTTGTCCACATTGAGGGGTAAAGCGACCCAAGATTGGCAGGATGGGGTTAAAGCGAATCCAGACTTGATCTCTATTCTGAATAAAATGGTAGCTCCAGATACAAAAGAACGCTATCAATTAGCCACCAGTATCTTAGAGGATTTAGCTAATTTGCAACCGGGTAAAGTGAGTGCACCTTTAGTGCGCTCTGAAACCCCTCCATTGGTTCCCCAAGGACAACCCCAGGAACCTAAAGTTGATTATGAGGAGGTAACTTCCGTGACTCCCCTGAATCCGTTCCAGGCAAAGCGTTATTTATTACCTTTAAGTGTGGTCTTAGGCAGTTTGATTTTACTGGGGATCGCCTTGGGATCGAGTCGTTTCTCTTTATCAGGGTTGAGTCATCATGGTCTGAAGGAAGCTCAAAAGTATGCCCAAGAAGGGAATCTAGATGAGGCACTAAAGTCCTATAATCAGGCGATCGCCAAACACCCAAAAAAGGGAGAGGCTTATTATCAACGTGCTTTGATTTATCAGGATCGAGATAATCTTGAGGCTGCCTTGGAGGACTTTACCCAGGCAATTTTGCTCTCGAGTAACCTCACCGAGTCCTATTATCAGCGGGGCAATATTCGATTTGAATTGGGCGATCGCCAAGGAGCCAAAGCTGATTATACTGAAGTCCTTGCCCTCGATCCGAGTTTTGTCCCGGCTTATGTGAATCGGGGTAGCGTATTGTCGGATTTAGGGGATGATAAAGGGGCTATTCTGGACTACACTGAAGCCCTAGAACTGGAGCCAACTTTGAGTGCAGCCTATTTGAATCGCTGTTTATCTTGGTCAAATGTGGGAGATCAAGACCGGGCGATCGCCGATTGTACCCAGGCTATTAATTTAGAACCCACAGATGGTTTGGCCTATCAAAATCGAGGGTTAGCCCGGCGGAAACAACAAGATTTTCAGGGGGCGATTGAGGATTACAATATTGCGATTCGCCTCGATCCGGACGATCCAGTTCCGTATCATAATCGGGGCTTAACGCGGTTAGATTTAGGGGATACTCAAGGGGCAATTTCTGACTTTACCCGGGCGATCGAACGCAAGTCTGATTTTGCCCTTGCCTATTATGACCGAGGATTAGCTTATGTGAAGCGAACGCAAACGGATAAGGCGATTTCAGATCTACAAAAAACTGCCCAACTCTGTTCGAGTATGGGCAGAGTCGGGTGCTATGAAGATGCGACATATCAATTGGATCAATTACCTTCTTCCGGAGAGGTTAAGCCATAA
- a CDS encoding helix-turn-helix domain-containing protein: protein MMKAYSVDLREKIVKAHLVENYSIRQVAARFSVSKNLVHKLVKQQKTEGNVEPKRRGKPQFSHLTSVEAQEQVKALVEKHIDATLRELCEFFAEATGNWVSPTALCRCLQKLGLSRKKKRGIAVKRQQKEYKN, encoded by the coding sequence ATGATGAAAGCATATAGCGTAGACTTACGAGAAAAAATCGTTAAAGCGCATCTAGTAGAAAACTACTCAATTAGACAAGTTGCCGCGAGATTTTCAGTGAGTAAAAATTTAGTTCACAAGTTGGTCAAACAACAAAAAACAGAAGGAAATGTAGAGCCAAAACGCAGAGGCAAGCCCCAGTTTAGTCATCTGACAAGTGTTGAAGCTCAAGAGCAAGTGAAAGCCTTAGTAGAAAAACATATAGATGCCACTCTAAGGGAACTGTGTGAATTCTTTGCCGAAGCGACTGGTAATTGGGTAAGTCCGACAGCCCTGTGTCGCTGTTTACAGAAATTAGGGTTATCTCGTAAAAAAAAACGAGGCATAGCAGTCAAGCGGCAACAGAAAGAGTACAAAAACTAA
- a CDS encoding ABC transporter substrate-binding protein codes for MLKSYPDKASAKPGFLFLQGILFFFIFTFVLPGCQSQPEEPIAQESATTHSDGTGIVTGDTSDMKIALSMSFLDRSTYRTTSVEAFEKAARQAKKQGLLAEYVVLDAERSTEKQIKQVQQLVDEGYNAIVMEAASVTALNPAVRSACEAGVIIIGAGNTLSEPCAYNITNVWNDYGALQATYLGNRLKQGNLLEVRGLKGASADSDISASLRAGLMTFPDLNIVASVYGSWTQEIAREEVEKILPSLPSIDAVVTQGGDGYGVAQAFAATDRPLPIILMGNRYKELKWWQEQRDANGYQTVSAAGTPGATGAAVWIAQQISAGKEVPKFLELPLLIVDETTLDAWLAVTPENRVADAEYTLEWIVKLIDAHIAGDPLPPNPIPEMVPES; via the coding sequence ATGCTTAAAAGCTATCCTGATAAAGCAAGCGCGAAACCCGGTTTTTTATTTTTGCAAGGAATATTATTCTTCTTCATCTTCACTTTTGTTCTACCTGGTTGTCAATCCCAACCCGAAGAACCCATTGCCCAAGAATCGGCGACAACCCATAGTGATGGAACGGGGATTGTCACGGGAGATACCTCCGATATGAAAATTGCCCTATCCATGTCCTTTTTGGATCGTTCAACCTATCGAACAACCAGTGTAGAAGCCTTTGAAAAAGCCGCTCGCCAAGCGAAAAAGCAAGGATTGCTTGCTGAGTATGTTGTTTTGGATGCAGAGCGAAGCACTGAGAAACAAATCAAACAGGTTCAACAATTGGTTGACGAGGGATACAATGCCATTGTGATGGAAGCCGCTTCAGTAACCGCACTCAACCCTGCTGTGAGATCGGCTTGCGAAGCAGGGGTGATTATCATTGGTGCGGGAAATACCCTCAGCGAACCCTGTGCTTACAATATCACCAATGTATGGAATGATTACGGTGCCCTGCAAGCCACCTATCTCGGCAACCGACTCAAACAAGGGAATCTCTTAGAAGTTCGAGGACTCAAAGGAGCCAGCGCGGATAGTGATATTAGCGCTTCTCTGCGTGCCGGTTTAATGACCTTCCCTGACCTCAACATTGTGGCTTCCGTTTACGGTAGTTGGACTCAAGAAATTGCTCGAGAGGAAGTTGAAAAAATTCTTCCTTCTCTTCCCTCTATTGATGCTGTGGTCACCCAGGGGGGAGATGGCTATGGTGTTGCCCAAGCCTTTGCTGCCACCGATCGCCCCCTGCCCATTATTCTCATGGGCAATCGTTATAAAGAATTAAAATGGTGGCAAGAACAGCGAGATGCCAATGGATATCAAACCGTTTCCGCAGCAGGAACCCCAGGAGCAACGGGTGCAGCCGTGTGGATCGCCCAACAAATTTCAGCCGGCAAGGAAGTCCCTAAATTTCTAGAACTCCCACTTTTGATCGTCGATGAAACGACATTAGATGCTTGGTTAGCCGTTACCCCCGAAAATCGAGTTGCGGATGCAGAATACACCCTCGAGTGGATAGTCAAATTAATCGATGCACACATTGCTGGAGATCCTCTACCACCCAATCCCATTCCTGAGATGGTACCTGAATCTTAA
- a CDS encoding hybrid sensor histidine kinase/response regulator yields MLSRRFLGSLSNRLLVTLVAIGFISLTTLVGVVIWQMRRILTQQTGESFQALAISSSQRLVGELAREVELLTNLSEDGSFFFGEFTGKNELSDRERAKRLQDQEMAWMNDDEDLQVVIWGHPVKTYLDRFIRKFPAHTQIVYLDRFGSLVTFGGVLPKNFYYGDQDWWHPIWNDGKSKFSTRQLAVEPGQSETLVEIMIPVRLLNTQSAVGILRAHFRIDSLDIFQDFSALNEVGVLSIVDREGIIVHSSQPERVGSQLPLATRDRLANTSIGWCRDRDREGEDTIFGYAQLNPNPKQAYLEDLGWTLVVQKSTDKALATVSYLSLVAILGATGVLIVVLLASHWIAKQFTRPIEELTQTASAMAAGDLQCQAKITGTDEFRALGRAFNSMTAQLRQSICTLEERVQTRTAELEMAKEQAEVANHAKSEFLANMSHELRTPLNAILGYAQILTYSRALETPEQKQVNVIYQSGQHLLTLINDILDLAKIEARKLEIEPVPLYLPALLQSVVEMCKIKAQQKGIDFIYQPSNRLPKGIATDEKRLRQVLINLLGNAIKFTDWGSVTLHIDVLSESDKEVQLFFQIIDTGVGIATEHLAHLFEAFEQVGDRQKKSEGTGLGLAISQRIVHLMGGTIEVKSRLGQGSEFSFVIHLAKVDDWEQPLEKMQQNRIIGYVGQRLTLLIVDDRWENRAVLVNLLEPLGFKTIEAENGEEGLEKLRKWQADFLITDLAMPVMDGFQLIDAIRHSQDLKEMKILVSSASVSGKDQQRSIDAGGDCFLPKPVNAQELYAIVSDCLNLEWIYEGLELTETSKSKRSEVEENVIVPPPEYLKELLELAHQADIDSIWQEIHTWEGQYQQFATLIIDFADEFKVEEIEALLQQHLERL; encoded by the coding sequence ATGCTTTCTCGTCGCTTTCTCGGATCGTTGAGCAATCGACTCTTGGTCACTTTGGTTGCTATCGGTTTTATTTCTTTAACGACCCTGGTTGGGGTGGTAATTTGGCAGATGCGACGTATTCTAACTCAGCAAACGGGGGAATCATTCCAAGCTTTAGCAATATCGAGCAGTCAGCGTTTAGTGGGAGAATTAGCGAGGGAAGTCGAACTTTTAACCAATTTATCCGAAGACGGCTCATTCTTTTTTGGAGAATTTACTGGCAAGAATGAGTTAAGCGATCGTGAACGAGCCAAAAGATTGCAAGACCAAGAGATGGCTTGGATGAATGACGATGAAGACTTGCAAGTGGTCATTTGGGGTCATCCCGTAAAAACCTATCTTGACCGTTTTATTCGCAAATTTCCCGCCCATACTCAGATCGTCTATCTCGATCGCTTCGGCAGTTTAGTGACATTTGGCGGCGTATTACCCAAGAATTTTTACTATGGGGACCAAGACTGGTGGCATCCAATCTGGAATGATGGAAAAAGCAAGTTCTCTACTCGTCAATTAGCGGTTGAACCCGGTCAGTCCGAAACTCTGGTTGAAATCATGATTCCCGTTCGTCTGCTGAATACCCAATCGGCAGTAGGAATTTTAAGGGCACACTTTCGTATTGACAGTCTCGATATTTTTCAAGATTTCTCGGCTCTTAATGAAGTTGGCGTACTCAGCATTGTCGATCGCGAAGGGATAATCGTTCATAGCTCCCAACCCGAACGTGTCGGCTCTCAACTTCCCTTAGCAACCCGCGATCGCCTGGCCAATACCTCCATTGGTTGGTGTCGCGATCGCGATCGGGAGGGGGAAGATACTATTTTCGGTTATGCCCAGTTAAACCCAAATCCGAAACAGGCCTATTTGGAAGATTTAGGTTGGACGCTCGTCGTTCAAAAATCTACAGACAAAGCCTTAGCAACAGTCAGCTATCTCTCTTTGGTCGCAATTTTGGGAGCTACGGGTGTTCTGATTGTGGTTCTTCTGGCCAGTCATTGGATTGCCAAACAGTTTACCCGCCCCATTGAAGAACTGACGCAAACTGCTTCAGCCATGGCGGCTGGCGATCTGCAATGCCAAGCTAAGATTACCGGTACTGATGAGTTCCGAGCATTGGGCCGCGCCTTTAACAGTATGACGGCCCAACTGCGCCAATCTATTTGCACCCTAGAAGAGCGCGTACAAACTCGTACCGCCGAACTGGAAATGGCCAAAGAACAAGCGGAGGTTGCCAACCACGCGAAGAGTGAATTTTTAGCCAATATGAGCCATGAATTACGCACTCCTCTCAATGCTATTCTCGGCTATGCACAAATCTTGACCTACTCTCGGGCTTTAGAAACGCCAGAACAAAAGCAAGTGAATGTGATTTATCAATCCGGTCAGCATTTACTGACATTGATTAACGATATTCTCGATCTGGCCAAAATTGAGGCTCGCAAACTGGAAATCGAACCAGTTCCCCTCTATTTGCCTGCGTTACTCCAAAGTGTTGTGGAAATGTGCAAGATTAAGGCTCAACAAAAAGGTATTGATTTTATTTATCAACCTAGTAACCGTTTGCCCAAGGGTATTGCTACGGATGAAAAGCGCCTGCGTCAAGTCCTGATTAATTTGCTTGGTAACGCGATTAAGTTTACTGACTGGGGAAGCGTCACCTTGCACATCGATGTGCTATCAGAGTCTGACAAAGAAGTCCAACTTTTTTTTCAAATCATTGATACTGGGGTAGGTATCGCGACGGAACATCTTGCCCATCTCTTTGAAGCCTTTGAACAAGTTGGCGATCGCCAAAAGAAATCGGAAGGTACGGGACTAGGACTAGCCATATCTCAGCGTATTGTCCATCTCATGGGCGGAACGATTGAAGTCAAAAGTAGACTCGGTCAAGGGAGTGAATTTTCCTTTGTCATTCACTTAGCCAAAGTTGATGACTGGGAGCAACCCCTAGAGAAAATGCAACAGAACCGAATTATTGGTTATGTCGGTCAACGTCTTACTCTCCTTATCGTTGATGACCGTTGGGAAAATCGAGCAGTGCTGGTCAATCTTCTTGAACCGCTGGGCTTTAAGACGATTGAGGCGGAAAATGGTGAAGAAGGGTTAGAAAAATTGCGAAAATGGCAAGCCGATTTTCTGATTACCGATTTAGCCATGCCTGTAATGGATGGTTTCCAATTGATTGACGCGATTCGCCATAGTCAGGATTTGAAAGAGATGAAAATTCTGGTCTCCTCAGCATCGGTATCGGGAAAAGACCAACAGCGATCAATTGATGCTGGTGGCGATTGCTTTTTACCCAAACCGGTTAACGCTCAAGAACTCTATGCGATCGTCTCAGACTGTTTAAATTTAGAATGGATTTATGAAGGTTTAGAATTAACTGAGACAAGCAAGTCTAAACGTTCAGAAGTTGAGGAAAATGTTATTGTGCCTCCTCCAGAATACCTTAAAGAATTACTCGAGTTGGCTCACCAAGCAGATATAGATAGTATTTGGCAGGAAATTCACACTTGGGAGGGCCAATATCAACAATTTGCCACGTTGATTATCGATTTTGCCGATGAATTCAAGGTTGAAGAAATTGAAGCTCTATTGCAACAACATTTAGAACGACTCTGA
- a CDS encoding gas vesicle protein produces the protein MPANSRPLTSSQSSTLADVLERVLDKGVVIAGDISVSVGSTELLNVRIRLLISSVDKAKEIGINWWESDPYLSSQHKQLQETNERLLERIEQLETQLKALKGTPEVEPEIQD, from the coding sequence GTGCCTGCCAACTCCCGTCCCCTAACCTCAAGCCAAAGTTCAACCCTCGCTGATGTCCTCGAAAGAGTGCTAGATAAAGGGGTTGTCATTGCTGGTGATATCTCTGTTTCCGTCGGTTCAACGGAATTACTCAATGTTCGCATTCGCCTCTTAATTTCTTCTGTCGATAAAGCCAAAGAAATTGGTATTAACTGGTGGGAGAGCGACCCTTATTTAAGCAGTCAGCACAAACAACTGCAAGAAACCAATGAACGGTTGCTAGAGCGCATCGAACAACTCGAAACCCAGCTCAAAGCCTTGAAGGGAACACCTGAAGTTGAGCCTGAGATTCAAGACTGA
- the gvpN gene encoding gas vesicle protein GvpN → MPTLLNARSKGFVNTPTIERLTNRALRYLQSGFSVHLRGPAGTGKTTLALHLADLLARPIMLIFGDDELKTSDLIGNQSGYTRKKVVDNYIHSVIKLEDELRKNWVDSRLTLAAKEGFTLVYDEFNRSRPEVNNVLLSTLEEKLLVLPPNNSRSEYIRVHPQFRAIFTSNPEEYCGVHATQDALLDRLVTLNMPDPEAETQTAILVEKIGITQEEAQTIVNIVMEFQQKTGTQKTMGLRSGLMIAKICHEHQIAIAINQEPFQEICEDILLSRTDLDLSAAYLVLKNLFEPQNALPPSPTPASVAPEAPQPAQKVYTFLHQSQGAKLSDIESAVGLNRVQTVNILRHLMEQGKIRLNEERKYIAQ, encoded by the coding sequence ATGCCTACTTTACTCAATGCCCGTTCTAAGGGCTTTGTCAATACGCCCACCATTGAGCGACTGACGAACCGCGCTCTGCGCTATCTTCAGTCCGGGTTTTCTGTGCATTTGCGCGGCCCCGCAGGAACAGGAAAAACGACCCTAGCCCTGCACTTAGCAGATCTACTGGCTCGTCCCATTATGCTCATTTTTGGGGATGATGAGCTGAAAACCTCCGATCTGATTGGCAATCAATCCGGATATACCCGTAAAAAAGTGGTTGACAACTATATTCACAGTGTCATAAAACTCGAAGATGAGCTCCGGAAGAATTGGGTAGATTCTCGGTTAACTCTAGCGGCTAAAGAAGGGTTTACCCTGGTTTACGATGAATTTAATCGCTCCCGTCCAGAGGTCAATAATGTACTGTTATCGACTTTAGAAGAAAAATTGCTCGTTCTGCCTCCGAATAACAGTCGCTCTGAATATATTCGGGTTCATCCCCAATTTCGCGCCATATTTACCAGTAACCCAGAAGAATACTGCGGGGTTCATGCTACCCAAGATGCGCTTTTAGACCGTCTGGTAACCTTAAATATGCCCGATCCCGAAGCCGAAACCCAGACGGCTATTTTAGTGGAAAAAATTGGCATTACCCAGGAAGAAGCCCAAACCATCGTCAATATTGTGATGGAATTTCAGCAGAAGACGGGAACTCAGAAAACGATGGGTTTGCGATCGGGATTGATGATTGCTAAGATTTGCCACGAACATCAAATTGCGATCGCTATCAACCAAGAACCCTTTCAGGAAATCTGTGAAGATATTCTGCTCTCCCGTACCGACTTAGACCTTTCAGCCGCTTACTTGGTGTTGAAAAACCTTTTTGAGCCTCAAAACGCTCTCCCCCCTTCTCCCACTCCTGCGTCTGTTGCTCCCGAAGCGCCTCAACCTGCACAAAAAGTTTACACCTTCTTACACCAAAGCCAAGGAGCCAAATTATCAGATATCGAAAGTGCAGTTGGATTAAACCGAGTACAAACCGTCAACATTTTGCGCCATTTAATGGAACAAGGCAAAATTCGACTCAATGAAGAGCGCAAATATATCGCTCAGTAA
- a CDS encoding ATP-binding protein, which yields MQAAKEKAEVANQAKSTFIANMSHELRTPLNGILGYAQILERSRVLPPREKKQVDVIYQCGYHLLTLINDILDLAKIEARKLEILPVPVHFPALLQSVVEMCKIKAEQKGLDFIYQPSTRLPDGISIDQKRLRQVLINLLGNAIKFTDSGTVTLRIDVLQQSETDTKLFFQVTDTGVGITEGDLAKLFEEFEQVGDRQKQSEGTGLGLAISQRIVNLMGGTIEVKSQLGQGSEFSFVIDVPRIEDWAQKQREIHQSDNAGHRWCDNAGHHWRDRIIGYAGERRTILIVDDRWENRAVVSNLIEPLGFETLEAENGEEGLKLLREEQPDLLITDLVMPVMDGFELLKRIRAAEDLRHYKIVVSSASVTPADQQKALDEGGDRFLAKPVDAQDLLAVLSECLNLEWLYNEQEKSEILSRNQQGVQTGDILIPPPEDLKILIDLALKADLFSICDRLEKLDSSYQEFVAPLLELAEEFKIEEIETLLQQYLSQDVI from the coding sequence TTGCAAGCGGCAAAAGAAAAAGCAGAAGTTGCTAATCAAGCCAAAAGTACTTTTATTGCTAACATGAGCCACGAATTGCGAACTCCCCTCAATGGTATCCTTGGCTATGCCCAAATCTTAGAGCGATCTCGTGTTTTACCCCCGAGAGAAAAAAAGCAGGTGGATGTTATTTATCAATGTGGTTATCATCTGCTAACTTTAATTAATGATATTCTCGATCTGGCCAAAATCGAAGCTCGAAAACTGGAAATATTGCCGGTTCCCGTCCATTTCCCTGCTTTACTCCAAAGTGTTGTAGAAATGTGCAAAATCAAAGCTGAACAAAAAGGTCTTGATTTTATTTATCAACCCAGTACCCGCTTGCCAGATGGCATTTCTATTGATCAAAAACGCCTGCGTCAGGTTCTGATTAATTTGCTCGGTAATGCCATTAAGTTTACTGATTCGGGTACTGTCACCCTGCGAATCGATGTATTGCAACAATCTGAGACAGATACTAAGCTTTTCTTTCAAGTCACGGATACTGGAGTCGGTATCACTGAAGGGGATCTGGCTAAACTGTTTGAAGAATTTGAACAGGTCGGCGATCGCCAAAAACAATCAGAAGGCACTGGACTCGGACTCGCCATCTCTCAGCGTATTGTGAATCTGATGGGGGGAACCATTGAAGTGAAAAGCCAACTGGGTCAAGGCAGTGAATTCTCTTTTGTTATTGATGTCCCCAGAATAGAGGATTGGGCACAAAAACAGAGGGAAATTCACCAGAGCGATAATGCTGGACATCGCTGGTGTGATAATGCTGGACATCACTGGCGCGATCGCATTATCGGCTATGCAGGAGAACGTCGGACTATCCTGATTGTCGATGACCGTTGGGAAAATCGCGCTGTGGTGTCCAACCTCATCGAACCCCTGGGATTTGAAACCCTTGAGGCAGAAAATGGAGAAGAAGGGTTAAAACTCCTGCGGGAAGAGCAACCCGATTTATTGATTACTGACCTTGTCATGCCTGTAATGGATGGCTTTGAATTGCTCAAACGCATTCGGGCTGCCGAGGACTTACGGCATTATAAGATCGTTGTCTCCTCTGCATCTGTCACCCCAGCCGACCAACAAAAAGCCCTTGATGAAGGTGGCGATCGCTTCTTAGCCAAACCTGTCGATGCTCAGGATCTCTTGGCAGTACTCTCGGAATGTCTGAATTTAGAATGGCTTTACAACGAGCAAGAAAAATCAGAAATATTGTCAAGAAACCAACAAGGGGTACAAACGGGAGATATACTTATTCCTCCCCCCGAAGACCTCAAAATATTAATCGATCTTGCTCTCAAAGCCGATCTATTCAGTATCTGCGATCGACTGGAAAAATTGGATAGCTCCTATCAAGAGTTTGTTGCTCCTCTTCTCGAACTTGCCGAAGAGTTTAAAATAGAAGAAATTGAGACTTTATTGCAACAATATTTATCACAGGATGTGATTTAG